The bacterium genome window below encodes:
- the rodA gene encoding rod shape-determining protein RodA, whose protein sequence is MAYHPRMTWKRSKSARPVHLAREMDLTILLPALVLALIGVAMVYAATFSNTGGAVFYLKQLVWIAVGLVGMLFFASLDFHVLIQRYAQPAYWVLVVLLAVLLAAGDQISGSKRWLAVGPFSFQPSEFAKIATTLVLAKFLASRQDKVRDWQTLFGAFLLALIPMVLILREPDLGTALVFLPLLFAMLFTVGVPVQRLFMIVGAGILTSPLVWMLLKDYQQRRLVAFLNPSSDTLGAGYNVIQSKIAIGSGGLTGKGWLAGTQGQLRFVPEHHTDFIFSVMAEEWGFLGVSVVLILFTVLLLQMLRVSKTARDMNGSLTAIGLTMIVFTQLIVNLSVATGLMPVTGMTLPFISYGGSSMIISLSVVGILMSIWSGRKVK, encoded by the coding sequence TTGGCATACCATCCCAGGATGACATGGAAGCGCAGTAAATCGGCCCGGCCTGTTCATCTGGCACGGGAAATGGACCTGACAATTTTATTGCCTGCATTGGTGCTGGCCTTGATTGGTGTTGCGATGGTTTATGCGGCAACCTTCAGCAACACCGGGGGGGCGGTTTTTTATTTGAAACAATTGGTCTGGATTGCCGTCGGTTTGGTGGGCATGCTCTTTTTTGCGTCACTTGATTTTCATGTATTAATACAGCGGTATGCCCAACCGGCCTATTGGGTATTGGTGGTGCTGCTGGCGGTTTTGCTGGCAGCCGGGGATCAGATCTCGGGTTCCAAGCGTTGGCTGGCTGTAGGGCCTTTTAGTTTTCAACCATCTGAATTTGCCAAGATCGCGACTACCCTGGTGCTGGCAAAATTTTTAGCATCACGTCAGGATAAAGTGCGTGACTGGCAGACGCTGTTCGGCGCTTTTTTGCTGGCCTTGATTCCGATGGTGCTTATTTTGCGGGAACCTGATTTGGGTACGGCGCTGGTTTTCCTGCCCCTGCTTTTTGCGATGTTGTTTACGGTGGGGGTGCCGGTGCAGCGCCTGTTTATGATTGTCGGGGCGGGGATATTGACCTCGCCCTTGGTCTGGATGCTGCTTAAAGATTATCAGCAGCGCAGACTGGTTGCTTTTTTAAATCCGTCATCGGATACGCTGGGTGCCGGATACAATGTCATCCAATCCAAAATAGCCATTGGGTCGGGCGGGTTAACCGGCAAAGGCTGGTTGGCCGGGACCCAGGGGCAGCTGCGTTTTGTGCCGGAGCATCATACTGATTTTATTTTTTCAGTGATGGCAGAAGAATGGGGATTTTTGGGTGTAAGTGTGGTATTAATATTATTCACGGTTCTGCTCCTCCAGATGCTGCGGGTGAGCAAAACGGCGCGTGATATGAATGGTAGTTTGACAGCCATCGGGCTGACCATGATTGTGTTTACTCAGTTGATCGTTAATTTAAGCGTGGCCACGGGACTGATGCCGGTCACCGGTATGACGCTTCCCTTTATCTCCTATGGCGGCTCATCCATGATTATTTCATTGAGTGTGGTGGGCATCCTGATGAGTATTTGGTCCGGACGCAAGGTAAAATAA
- the mreD gene encoding rod shape-determining protein MreD: protein MDRFFIPLIGFCLVLLQTTLAGYVRIGEVAPDGVFLFVVFLALYRQNTAGLWAAFVFGLFQDVAGGGILGLNALLLLGITYLALYLRQKFFQENLVSQITIVMLFTFLHQFFTFFWMNTLLETQFHIGQWVGNALGMALYHAVMAPFVFMLFKKIIPDKNVARNFIGGQGGGRSHFSNTTRTG from the coding sequence ATGGACCGGTTTTTTATTCCGTTGATCGGTTTTTGTCTTGTGCTTTTACAGACGACCTTGGCCGGATATGTGCGTATCGGGGAAGTGGCTCCCGACGGAGTTTTTTTGTTTGTGGTTTTTTTAGCACTGTACCGGCAGAACACAGCCGGGCTTTGGGCGGCGTTTGTGTTCGGGCTTTTTCAGGATGTCGCCGGCGGCGGCATCCTGGGACTCAATGCCCTGCTCTTGCTGGGGATCACCTATTTGGCACTCTATCTGCGTCAAAAATTTTTCCAGGAAAATCTTGTTTCTCAAATTACGATTGTCATGTTGTTCACTTTTTTACACCAGTTTTTTACTTTTTTCTGGATGAATACGCTGTTGGAGACGCAATTTCATATAGGACAATGGGTTGGAAACGCCTTGGGTATGGCGCTCTACCACGCGGTGATGGCGCCGTTTGTTTTTATGCTGTTTAAAAAAATCATACCGGATAAAAATGTCGCCCGCAATTTCATTGGCGGCCAGGGCGGGGGCCGTTCTCATTTTTCCAATACCACCCGGACAGGCTAG
- a CDS encoding SurA N-terminal domain-containing protein translates to MMSAMRKYTKIILWFVVTAFVGTIFFVWGMDAGRQKSAVEQISAAVINDQPISYSEFAQHWEQRYRQIMTNAKEEPAPKEIQRMRTELMDTLIDTTLLKQQFDKLKMTVTPDEVATRIYSMRAFHENGVFSQEKYISMLGYSRISPDDFESEQANMIKLMKMSQILRDSTVVTEDAVRHYSRARARSIKFEWVRFHWKDYLKKVMVSKNNISRYFNKNRNDYDTPEEIEASHILLRLDGNATEEEKLTLKLKMDTLRNDIIKGADFAKMATEHSDDPGSKTKGGQLGYFRRGVMVGNFEDVAFALKPGELSEIVETPFGYHLIKVTGHRAAKKAELADVKKDIKKILKDEKARQQAQQAATNFLLALDTHDQLRPAIQAAGLKTSLSPWVKEDDTIKGIDGAEQLIDTALDLPLNKPSSSLTVGQAIYFVEVVQEKPQTFNETLFKLEHDSLVERLKRIRGDQLTSDWLKQARAESTIVNNIATEAKDASETTEDGSTAESTVEAEKK, encoded by the coding sequence ATGATGAGCGCCATGCGAAAATACACCAAAATAATCCTCTGGTTTGTTGTCACCGCTTTTGTCGGGACCATTTTCTTTGTCTGGGGGATGGATGCCGGACGTCAAAAATCAGCGGTTGAGCAAATTTCTGCGGCGGTGATTAATGATCAGCCTATTTCCTATTCGGAATTTGCCCAACATTGGGAACAACGTTACCGTCAGATCATGACCAATGCCAAGGAAGAACCCGCACCTAAAGAAATCCAGCGGATGCGCACTGAGCTCATGGATACCTTAATCGACACCACCTTGCTCAAACAGCAATTCGACAAATTAAAAATGACTGTGACACCCGATGAAGTGGCGACCCGGATCTATTCAATGCGGGCCTTTCACGAAAACGGGGTTTTCTCCCAGGAAAAATATATTTCCATGCTCGGCTACAGCCGCATTTCACCCGATGACTTTGAATCGGAGCAAGCCAACATGATCAAACTCATGAAAATGAGCCAGATTTTGCGTGATAGCACGGTTGTGACCGAGGACGCTGTCAGACACTATTCCCGCGCCCGCGCCCGCAGCATCAAATTTGAATGGGTCCGCTTTCACTGGAAAGACTATCTGAAAAAAGTCATGGTCTCGAAAAATAATATTTCAAGGTATTTCAATAAAAACCGGAATGACTATGACACGCCGGAAGAAATTGAAGCCTCCCACATTTTACTGCGCTTAGACGGCAATGCCACTGAAGAAGAAAAACTTACGCTCAAGCTTAAAATGGATACCCTGCGTAATGACATTATCAAAGGTGCTGACTTTGCCAAAATGGCGACGGAACATTCCGATGACCCGGGCAGCAAAACCAAAGGCGGACAATTGGGCTATTTCCGCCGTGGTGTCATGGTCGGCAACTTCGAGGATGTTGCCTTCGCACTCAAACCCGGAGAGTTGTCTGAGATCGTCGAAACCCCCTTTGGCTACCACCTGATAAAAGTCACCGGACATCGTGCCGCTAAAAAAGCTGAATTGGCTGATGTAAAAAAAGATATTAAGAAAATTTTAAAAGATGAGAAAGCCCGCCAACAAGCCCAACAGGCTGCCACGAATTTCCTCCTCGCTTTGGATACACACGACCAACTGCGCCCCGCCATCCAGGCAGCGGGACTTAAAACTTCCCTCTCTCCTTGGGTGAAAGAAGATGACACCATCAAAGGCATCGATGGTGCCGAACAATTGATTGATACCGCCCTGGACCTCCCCTTGAATAAACCCAGTTCCTCACTAACAGTGGGTCAGGCAATTTACTTTGTGGAAGTGGTCCAAGAAAAACCACAAACTTTTAATGAAACCCTTTTCAAGTTGGAACACGATTCTCTGGTGGAACGTCTCAAGCGTATCCGCGGCGACCAGCTAACCTCCGACTGGCTCAAGCAAGCCCGTGCCGAGTCAACCATTGTCAATAATATCGCAACCGAAGCGAAGGACGCCTCCGAAACAACCGAAGATGGCAGCACGGCCGAATCCACCGTTGAAGCGGAAAAAAAATAA
- a CDS encoding rod shape-determining protein, whose amino-acid sequence MILDFLMGLFSNDMAIDLGTATTLVYVRGEGIVLREPSIVAVQKGTDNVLAVGDEAKAMLGRTPGNIVAIRPMRDGVIADFEVTERMLRHFITKVHNRRAMVKPRIIICIPSGVTEVEKRAVRDSAEQAGAREVYLIEEPMAAAIGAGLPIDEPSGNMIVDIGGGTTEVAVISLGGIVYGRSLRVGGDELDEAIINYIKRAYNVLIGERTAEAVKIKMGSAYPLKQEMEMEVKGRDLVTGLPKTLEITSEEIRGSLEEPISAIVETIKMTLERTPPELAADIVDRGIIMAGGTSQLRGMDIRLREATGVPVNLSEDPTTCVVMGSGKVLEESIDVLKKVVVGEKEYF is encoded by the coding sequence ATGATTCTCGATTTTTTGATGGGTTTATTTTCCAATGATATGGCAATTGATTTGGGAACAGCCACCACTTTGGTTTATGTACGCGGCGAGGGGATTGTTCTGCGCGAGCCGTCCATTGTTGCTGTACAAAAAGGGACGGACAATGTATTGGCAGTGGGTGACGAAGCCAAAGCCATGCTGGGGCGTACCCCGGGAAATATTGTGGCAATCCGTCCTATGCGTGACGGCGTGATTGCGGATTTTGAAGTGACCGAACGCATGCTTCGTCACTTTATCACCAAAGTGCACAACCGCCGCGCCATGGTGAAGCCGCGTATTATTATATGTATTCCCTCGGGTGTGACTGAGGTGGAAAAGCGTGCGGTGCGTGATTCAGCCGAGCAGGCCGGGGCCCGTGAAGTTTATCTGATTGAGGAACCGATGGCAGCCGCAATTGGCGCCGGACTGCCGATTGATGAACCCTCGGGCAATATGATTGTTGATATTGGCGGCGGAACGACCGAGGTGGCGGTGATATCGCTGGGCGGCATTGTGTATGGACGTTCACTGCGCGTCGGCGGTGATGAGCTTGACGAGGCGATCATCAATTATATTAAACGCGCCTACAATGTTTTAATCGGAGAACGGACAGCCGAGGCGGTTAAAATCAAAATGGGTTCCGCCTATCCCCTGAAGCAGGAGATGGAGATGGAGGTCAAGGGACGTGATCTGGTCACCGGGCTGCCAAAAACCCTGGAGATAACGTCGGAGGAGATTCGCGGTTCTTTGGAGGAACCAATCTCTGCGATTGTGGAAACCATCAAGATGACCCTGGAACGGACGCCGCCCGAACTGGCTGCGGATATTGTTGACCGCGGTATTATTATGGCAGGCGGCACTTCGCAATTGCGCGGCATGGATATTCGCCTGCGTGAAGCCACCGGGGTGCCGGTCAATCTTTCTGAGGATCCCACCACGTGTGTGGTGATGGGTTCCGGAAAAGTTTTGGAAGAAAGTATTGATGTGCTTAAAAAAGTTGTGGTGGGCGAAAAGGAATATTTCTAA
- a CDS encoding TIGR03960 family B12-binding radical SAM protein — protein sequence MNKPTDYGLLLRERVFPRVQKPSRYMGGEWNQIKKNIQNVSTRVLLAFPDVYEIGMSYLGFQILYELLNKRNDVFAERVYSPWHDAETLLREEKIPLCSLETCTPLERFDIVGITLQHEMSYTNVLNLIDLGQVPVEAVSRREEDPLIIGGGPCASNPEPLAAVFDLIVLGDGEDVLGEIIERNQSLQGQSRQTRIRELGKIFGVYAPAFYHPRYSDQDVLTGIDVEKDMPETIHRRVAWAPAIPQKPLVPYLGVTHDRITTELFRGCARGCRFCQAGMINRPVRERPAQDIMDQIVHALAKTGYDEVSVTSLSSGDYTQLLPLIRTLMHRLSQERIALSFPSLRLDSFHTELAETVRQVRKTGLTFAPEAGSARLRRVINKSMDEAGFTKNIGEVFAEGWDLVKLYFMIGLPTEVDEDIAAITQLVRRIAYAAKQAKSGRRAPRVKLSVNVFVPKPHTPFQWEAQISREVAWQRLEYLAKTLPKAAGFRIGARTREELNRSYLEGVLARGDRKLWPVIYSAWQDGARFDSWGDEFKFERWVRAFEKHKIDPDAYALRERTQEEILPWLHLDMGIQTAYLKKERERSRKEAATPDCRLENICNVCGAEDPAHCPKPAAEALSAPVLKPQQPFVRPERESVRIRLLYEKIGDIRFVGHLDLVNLFRRAARRAGLPLHYSIGFHPQPALAFGPPLPLGVSGLQEWADMGLDRWMDPEIIPGRLNEKMPAGIRIQGAREIPLVTPALNSQINHGDYAVTFPALDEEQRVELTKKIKVLAGPEPVLRSQWSKKGSVEVDLCTPLRQMRWETEASLPVVRFLHVMGQPRTAKIPTVLAYLSEGLVPVWEVRCTRLASGKGHDNQVVVP from the coding sequence GTGAATAAACCAACGGATTACGGCCTGCTTTTGCGGGAACGGGTTTTTCCGCGCGTCCAAAAACCATCCCGGTATATGGGCGGAGAGTGGAATCAGATTAAGAAAAACATTCAAAATGTCTCAACCCGGGTTTTGCTGGCATTTCCCGATGTCTATGAAATCGGTATGTCTTACCTTGGTTTTCAAATTCTCTATGAATTGTTGAACAAGCGAAATGATGTTTTTGCCGAACGGGTCTATTCTCCCTGGCATGATGCGGAGACGCTGCTGCGTGAAGAAAAAATCCCCTTGTGCTCGCTGGAAACCTGCACACCCCTGGAGCGCTTTGATATTGTCGGTATTACACTGCAGCATGAGATGTCCTATACCAATGTGCTTAATTTGATTGATTTGGGTCAGGTCCCGGTAGAAGCGGTTTCGCGCCGTGAGGAAGATCCGTTGATTATTGGCGGCGGGCCGTGTGCTTCCAATCCCGAACCGTTGGCGGCAGTGTTTGATCTTATTGTGCTGGGCGACGGCGAGGATGTGCTCGGTGAGATCATTGAGCGCAACCAGTCACTTCAGGGACAGAGCCGGCAAACACGCATTCGCGAATTGGGAAAAATTTTTGGGGTCTATGCTCCGGCATTTTACCATCCCCGCTATTCGGACCAAGACGTCCTGACCGGGATTGATGTTGAGAAGGACATGCCGGAGACCATCCACCGGCGGGTTGCCTGGGCGCCTGCGATTCCGCAAAAACCATTGGTGCCGTATCTGGGTGTGACGCATGACCGAATCACGACCGAGCTTTTTCGGGGGTGCGCGCGCGGCTGCCGTTTTTGTCAAGCTGGAATGATTAACCGCCCGGTTCGGGAGCGGCCGGCCCAGGACATTATGGACCAGATTGTGCACGCGCTGGCCAAGACGGGGTATGACGAAGTTTCGGTAACTTCACTCTCGTCCGGGGATTACACCCAGCTTTTACCGTTGATTCGTACGCTGATGCACCGGTTATCCCAAGAGCGGATCGCGCTCTCTTTTCCTTCATTGCGGCTTGATTCCTTTCACACCGAATTGGCTGAAACCGTCCGTCAGGTACGCAAGACCGGACTCACGTTTGCGCCGGAGGCCGGCAGCGCGCGCTTGCGGCGTGTGATTAATAAAAGTATGGATGAAGCCGGTTTTACCAAAAATATCGGTGAGGTTTTTGCCGAAGGCTGGGACCTGGTGAAACTCTATTTTATGATTGGGTTGCCTACCGAGGTTGATGAGGATATTGCGGCGATTACACAATTGGTCCGGCGGATTGCGTATGCCGCCAAGCAGGCAAAATCCGGACGGCGGGCACCGCGGGTTAAATTAAGCGTCAATGTTTTTGTTCCCAAACCGCATACGCCGTTTCAGTGGGAAGCACAGATTTCCCGGGAGGTTGCCTGGCAGCGACTGGAATATCTGGCAAAGACATTGCCCAAAGCGGCGGGGTTCAGGATCGGTGCGCGTACCCGGGAGGAATTGAACCGGAGCTATCTGGAAGGTGTTTTGGCCAGAGGCGATCGCAAGTTGTGGCCGGTAATTTATTCTGCCTGGCAAGACGGTGCACGGTTTGATTCCTGGGGGGATGAATTCAAATTTGAACGCTGGGTTCGGGCTTTTGAAAAACATAAGATTGATCCGGATGCGTATGCTTTGCGTGAACGTACCCAAGAGGAGATTTTGCCCTGGCTGCATCTGGATATGGGTATCCAAACAGCTTATTTAAAGAAAGAACGGGAGCGTTCACGCAAGGAAGCGGCAACCCCGGATTGCCGGTTGGAAAATATTTGTAATGTTTGCGGCGCGGAGGACCCGGCGCACTGTCCCAAACCTGCGGCCGAGGCATTGTCAGCGCCGGTGCTGAAACCACAACAACCCTTTGTCAGACCGGAACGGGAGAGTGTGCGTATCCGGCTGCTGTATGAAAAAATCGGGGATATCCGTTTTGTGGGGCACCTTGATTTGGTCAATTTATTTCGCCGGGCGGCACGCCGGGCAGGCTTACCCTTGCATTATTCCATCGGGTTTCATCCCCAACCTGCACTGGCATTCGGACCGCCTTTGCCTTTGGGCGTATCGGGATTGCAGGAATGGGCGGATATGGGATTGGACCGCTGGATGGATCCTGAAATCATCCCCGGACGTTTAAATGAAAAAATGCCGGCAGGGATTCGGATACAAGGGGCGCGGGAGATTCCTTTGGTGACCCCGGCATTGAACAGCCAGATTAATCACGGGGACTATGCGGTGACCTTTCCTGCGTTGGATGAAGAACAGCGTGTTGAACTTACCAAGAAAATAAAGGTCCTGGCCGGTCCCGAACCTGTGCTGCGTTCACAATGGTCCAAGAAAGGATCTGTGGAGGTTGATTTGTGCACCCCGCTTCGTCAGATGCGATGGGAGACGGAGGCATCTTTGCCGGTGGTGCGTTTTTTGCATGTGATGGGGCAACCCCGGACCGCGAAGATCCCGACCGTGCTTGCGTATTTAAGTGAAGGTTTGGTCCCGGTATGGGAGGTCCGCTGTACGCGGTTGGCCTCAGGAAAGGGACATGACAATCAAGTGGTGGTTCCCTGA
- the mreC gene encoding rod shape-determining protein MreC, whose protein sequence is MPEFLWKWRREIIFSLLIIMSLGMLVSQRNPGMLSGTLRHSIFFVFVPFQKTSSTVAKRVRGFFAQVHSNKKLRKENAELKRKTEKLTLRNTLYAAQVQENAALRHELNYQKRNPYQLLPAELIGRDPVSWLDRIVIDRGSNDAIQSGAGVITPFGVVGRIGEVSTHAATVMLLLDVQSSVAGSVKRSRVNGTVKGTGKPFLKLLYVSSDDDVRVGDVVETSKLSSLFPQGLPIGDVMQVKLSENGMMLDIIIKPRINFKQIDRFLILTGEE, encoded by the coding sequence GTGCCTGAATTTTTATGGAAATGGCGGCGGGAGATTATTTTTTCGCTGTTGATTATCATGTCTTTGGGAATGTTGGTCTCACAGCGCAATCCCGGTATGCTCAGCGGTACATTGCGCCATAGTATTTTTTTTGTGTTCGTTCCCTTTCAAAAAACATCATCAACCGTGGCCAAGCGGGTTCGCGGTTTTTTTGCCCAGGTTCATTCCAATAAAAAATTGCGCAAGGAAAATGCCGAGCTGAAAAGAAAGACGGAGAAGCTTACGCTGCGCAATACACTTTATGCGGCCCAGGTGCAGGAGAATGCGGCGCTGCGTCATGAGCTTAACTATCAAAAGCGCAATCCCTATCAGTTGCTTCCTGCAGAATTGATTGGGCGGGATCCTGTCAGCTGGCTGGATCGGATCGTGATTGATCGCGGTTCCAACGATGCGATTCAAAGCGGTGCCGGTGTCATCACCCCCTTTGGCGTGGTGGGCCGGATTGGTGAAGTGAGCACCCATGCGGCGACGGTCATGCTTCTTTTAGATGTTCAAAGTTCGGTGGCAGGATCGGTCAAACGTTCCCGGGTCAACGGGACGGTGAAGGGGACCGGCAAACCGTTTCTTAAATTACTGTATGTTTCCAGTGATGATGATGTTCGCGTCGGCGATGTGGTGGAAACTTCAAAATTGAGCAGCCTGTTTCCGCAGGGGCTGCCGATCGGTGATGTGATGCAGGTGAAGCTGTCGGAAAACGGTATGATGCTGGACATCATCATTAAACCGAGGATTAATTTTAAGCAGATAGACCGTTTTTTGATTTTAACCGGCGAGGAGTGA
- the mrdA gene encoding penicillin-binding protein 2, with product MLWDQFLVRKEERIQKRIKFLGMLVLGLVGLLGVRIAYLQLVQGERYLELSARNRVRPVPIKAQRGLIYDRHGELLVGNVSTFGVSMIPAALPSEPEKRAAIFELLQTILEISPEAIEKKLKQRKLRYYEPLRLKSNVGREIALLIEEHRPELPGVVVLTESQRSYKFGQLGFHVLGYVGEISEQALALREGYQSGDVIGQSGVEKVYDRYLKGRNGWLQIEVDALGRQMGILGRESPWVGHNLVISLDRELQAKAEMILEGQRGVIILGDVRTGEILAMASSPTFDANQFARGITPKAWKRIRQNRNYPLTNRAVQGLYPPGSIFKIVTLLASLEEKLVTSKTQFHCKGIFWISTWPYRCWKDTGHKYVNAYKSLVESCDVYYYQLGLRIKVDKLGKWAKAFGYGFPSGIDLPNELSGLVPSAQWKERTQNMPWFPGNTVMMSIGQGYILATPIQIYNTAVAAANRGVIYRPHFLKEVRSKSGRLIHEVKPEVMFRVNASRENWDLIRKAMAGVVRSKRGTGKNARIQGVRVAGKTATSQNPHGEDHAGFIAFAPYAEPEVALLVYLENAGGGGAMAAPLAKKMLEAYFGIPSQDDMEAQ from the coding sequence ATGCTCTGGGATCAATTTCTGGTTCGCAAAGAAGAACGAATTCAAAAAAGAATTAAATTTTTGGGTATGCTTGTTCTCGGTCTGGTGGGATTGCTCGGCGTACGTATTGCTTATTTGCAGCTGGTGCAAGGCGAGCGTTATCTTGAACTTTCCGCGCGTAATCGGGTGCGCCCGGTCCCGATCAAGGCACAACGCGGATTGATTTATGACCGGCATGGTGAGCTGCTGGTGGGTAATGTTTCTACGTTTGGGGTTTCCATGATTCCGGCCGCCCTGCCAAGTGAACCGGAAAAAAGGGCAGCCATATTTGAATTGCTGCAAACCATTTTAGAAATATCGCCTGAGGCGATTGAGAAAAAGCTTAAGCAACGAAAACTCCGGTATTATGAACCCCTCCGTTTGAAAAGCAATGTCGGGCGGGAAATTGCTTTGCTGATTGAGGAACATCGTCCCGAACTTCCCGGAGTGGTAGTGCTGACCGAGTCGCAGCGTAGTTATAAATTCGGGCAATTGGGGTTTCATGTGCTGGGGTATGTCGGCGAGATTTCGGAACAGGCGCTTGCATTGCGCGAAGGGTATCAAAGCGGAGATGTTATCGGACAGTCGGGTGTGGAGAAAGTTTATGACCGGTATTTAAAGGGGCGCAATGGCTGGCTTCAGATTGAAGTGGATGCCCTGGGCAGGCAGATGGGAATTTTAGGCCGGGAGAGTCCCTGGGTGGGACACAATTTGGTAATTTCTTTGGATCGTGAGCTGCAAGCCAAAGCGGAAATGATCCTCGAAGGCCAAAGGGGTGTGATTATTCTTGGTGATGTGCGTACCGGTGAGATTCTGGCCATGGCATCATCGCCCACGTTTGATGCCAATCAGTTTGCCCGGGGGATTACCCCCAAAGCGTGGAAACGGATTCGGCAGAACCGTAATTATCCACTGACCAACCGGGCGGTGCAGGGACTTTATCCGCCGGGATCAATTTTTAAAATTGTCACCTTGTTGGCGTCGCTGGAAGAAAAATTGGTGACATCCAAGACACAGTTTCACTGTAAGGGTATTTTCTGGATATCCACCTGGCCGTATCGCTGCTGGAAGGATACCGGGCATAAGTATGTAAACGCGTATAAATCGTTGGTGGAGTCGTGTGATGTTTATTATTACCAGTTGGGATTGCGCATCAAGGTGGACAAACTGGGGAAATGGGCCAAAGCATTTGGGTATGGATTTCCCAGTGGAATTGATCTGCCCAATGAACTTTCGGGGTTGGTACCCAGCGCACAGTGGAAAGAGCGGACCCAGAATATGCCCTGGTTTCCCGGGAATACCGTCATGATGTCGATTGGCCAGGGATACATTTTGGCCACGCCTATACAGATATATAATACCGCAGTGGCCGCAGCCAACCGGGGTGTGATCTATCGTCCGCATTTTCTCAAGGAAGTACGGAGCAAATCCGGGCGTTTGATTCACGAGGTTAAACCTGAGGTGATGTTTAGAGTCAATGCATCCCGGGAAAATTGGGACCTGATACGCAAAGCCATGGCAGGTGTTGTTCGGAGTAAGCGCGGGACCGGAAAAAATGCCCGGATTCAAGGGGTGCGTGTTGCAGGCAAGACCGCCACCTCACAAAATCCGCATGGTGAGGACCATGCCGGTTTTATTGCTTTTGCACCTTATGCTGAACCGGAAGTGGCGTTGCTGGTTTATTTGGAAAATGCCGGCGGCGGCGGCGCGATGGCTGCACCACTGGCAAAAAAAATGTTGGAGGCCTATTTTGGCATACCATCCCAGGATGACATGGAAGCGCAGTAA